The region TTGAGtggggaaaaaaaataataagtgattaatttgatcatttgtgaagtttttttcttttatgtgatGTATGTGTAGAACTATCAAATATAGTCCAAATCAACTCAAATTGGTTCGACAAACCAATATTGAAAACAGGGTAActtaacttaaattttcataaactaTATCTTTTGTTGACATGTCAAATCAAATCATATTATGTTGgtctattttaaattagttagtTTAGCATTAGTTGAATTAAAAGTGAATCATTTAACCTATTTCACTACaatgttttatttcattaaatattattatagttaaataaaatatcagcttacataatttaataaataaattaattaaatatttaacattattgaATAACattcttttcattaaaaaatgaaattattgacctaaaattagtaaataattataataaaaaaacttatgaaaaatgataaaaatataataaaagactATTAGTAGTAGTTTATATCAATAGATTAGGtgaataaatttagtttaaaaatatttatttagaacAATTGTATTTTTTCCAACCCAGCCCATTTGAATAGGTGGTGTACCGGATTtagaattttgaattattttttaatgttgcCGGACATGTATGTACGACGATAGTTGGTAACAATGTCAATAGGTAAACTAATCAATAGTGAAAGAGATGGAGGGAAGTGGAGAAAGATGAAAAAAGATTgtacatatatattatactaGGATCCTCTTTATCTTTTACACGTCAAGGAGGTATACGAACaaaccataaataaaataaaccctaaatcctaaattcttaacataatattatcaaaattgGTAACATAATATTATCGGTTTGAATAGTTATTTGTAATCTAAACTTTAGAAACATCTCATGTTACTGTATTCACCACTTTTTTACTAAATAgggataattaaattttaaaattacctATCTAGGTTCCTTTAAAAAAGATTACATGTAGAATATAACGATTtcagttaaaaattaattacactgAAGTTGCCACAAGAAATGACGACTTCCGTTCAAAAATAAAGTTGTCACACTAGATGACGACTTCTTTACAATGAAGTCTTCTGTTCCGGTGTAAGCACAACTTGACCttttaggtatttttttttaaaaggaaccATATctgtaattttcaaatttaattaactcCGGTTGTTAAAAAAACCGCGCATTCACAGTACCCGCAGAATGATTCAATATTATCTATTCGTCTTGACCAGGTAAAGAGATGGACGAGATGGACGAGCAAGGAGGAGaaggaaaaataattcaattagaGAACAAAAGTTTTTAGTTACAGTTAAGTTGTATATTGGTTGGCTGCCCAggtatcaaaacaaaaatttgagcAGCATTTTACAACGTGCATCAAAAGAAATTTGTTCAAATGGTAAAAAATTGGGCTAGTATCTTCACCAGTAATACACTTTGATCCTGCCTATCACCTGACTTCCAGACCCTGAAATCTTCAGCAAAGTACCCAGCATCACTCCAACGTCTAAGAGAATTCAAGGAAAATGGTCCTTGTACGTTACCCGCGGGATCTCTGTAATGCCACACACAGAGATCCCCCGACTGCACAGCTTGAACCAATTTTGTAATGCttgctttttcattttcttctttatcgTCATCGTCATCATCGCTCAGCTCTATAACCTCGGATGGTTGCATTTTTATGCTGGGCAGCGTAACCTGAATCTCAGATGGCTGTATCTGTTTGCTGGACAATGTAACCTGAACCTGAGATGGCTGTATTTGTTTGCTGGGCAGTGATCCAGAGATCTCCGCTTCATGTGATTTAGCTGGCTTAGACATGCCACTGTTATATGCAAAGTCAATTTGTTGCTCTTCCGGTTGTTGATCAGCTAAGTCATCATATATCTCTATAACATCCAACTGAGATGCTTGTATCTGTCTCTTGCGCAATACTTGAGAGATCTTCACTTCGGGTGATTCAGCTGGCTTAGACTCGCCATTCTTATGTGATAAGTTTGTTTGTTGCTCTGTCGACTGTTGGATAGAAAAGCCATCACTTAGCTCTAAAACCTCAACCTCAACCAGAGATGGCCCTGTCTGTTTGTTGGGAAATGCTTCGGAGGTCTTCCCTTCATCTAATTGGGATGGCTTAGGTGTGCCATTTCTATATGCAGCGTCTCTCGGTTGTTCTTGCAGCTGTTGCACATATAAGCCACTGCTTGTGTGAATCTGAGATGGCCAGATCTGTTTGTCGGGCAGTGATTGAGAGATCTTTGTTTCATGTGATTTGGTTGGCTTAGACACGTCATTCTTATATGCAAAGTCTGTTTGTTGCTCTGGCTGCTGTTGGACAGGTAAGCCACAGGATCGGTGCTCTGCCAAAATATGCGAAGAACATCAAAGAATGACATTAGCATAAGCTTAGATGAGTAAGTACGCAAAATTACCATTAAACACATTCACAGATAAAAAACCAGCTTACAGTAAAAGAGAGAACCAAGGAAAATGAAAGTGTTTATAACAAACCTGTAGTGTCATGTGAAGCGCGGTTCGAAATAGAGCTATTCTTTGTGAAATCCAAAAGAGGAACCTCTGGTGGTCTTCGGAGAATGGGAATGGACTTTGGTGAGTTGCTTTGTGGTTTTACAAGATCAGCAATATCCAGTTTTGCATTTGTAACTGCCTTTGCGTCCTCAGTCACTAAAGATGATTTTGTACAGGCGGCCTGCCAGAACTCCTGTAAattgttttctacttttttatCTCGATCATCTGGAGTGGTAGATGCTGTTTCTTGATCATCTGCAATAACTTCAGGAAACTCACACAATAACCGTTCCTGCTCATCAGGTCTCTGAAGCTTCTCTCTTCTTTGTAGATATTCCTCCAGTGTACTTCAAATTGATTAAGGAATCTTTGTTTCAAACAAATcctttcttaaaattttacttaaaaaggATCACTAAACAAACCTTATACACATGATCAGGCAAATAATTATATTGCACAACGTTGATTACCACGACTGACTGCTTTCTAAATCAGATGTGTACTACAGCACAGTAAAAAAGTTGAGACCTAACTAGAAGGTATTGTAATGCAATCAGTCAGTA is a window of Vigna unguiculata cultivar IT97K-499-35 chromosome 4, ASM411807v1, whole genome shotgun sequence DNA encoding:
- the LOC114181967 gene encoding uncharacterized protein At5g08430-like encodes the protein MVGRMDDESHGGSFWMEEINGKVQTPMRRKRKYRTKKKEFLGWGSASLILFLQSIGRDTDKEIAQSEVANIVMEYVKQKNLLHKTKKKRIECDEKLHSLFKRKTISRLKINDLLESHFAENREESSDDLLFDSEEDDAFSMCETPRTAPSEKRSQLKKPVFEKPRSCFAAVVPANIKLVYLKRSLVEKLLTDPETFETKVVGSFIRIKNDPNDYLQKNSHQLLQVTGMKKSSEVNGEIHLQASGFFKDIRIQMLSDDNFSEEECEDLQRRVKDGLVKKPMTADMEHRARILHEDMTKHWLARELTLLQNLIDRANEKGWRRELEEYLQRREKLQRPDEQERLLCEFPEVIADDQETASTTPDDRDKKVENNLQEFWQAACTKSSLVTEDAKAVTNAKLDIADLVKPQSNSPKSIPILRRPPEVPLLDFTKNSSISNRASHDTTEHRSCGLPVQQQPEQQTDFAYKNDVSKPTKSHETKISQSLPDKQIWPSQIHTSSGLYVQQLQEQPRDAAYRNGTPKPSQLDEGKTSEAFPNKQTGPSLVEVEVLELSDGFSIQQSTEQQTNLSHKNGESKPAESPEVKISQVLRKRQIQASQLDVIEIYDDLADQQPEEQQIDFAYNSGMSKPAKSHEAEISGSLPSKQIQPSQVQVTLSSKQIQPSEIQVTLPSIKMQPSEVIELSDDDDDDKEENEKASITKLVQAVQSGDLCVWHYRDPAGNVQGPFSLNSLRRWSDAGYFAEDFRVWKSGDRQDQSVLLVKILAQFFTI